The genome window CACAGAGGCAGGCTAACcaccaaaaaaatcacaaatacaaCAATGTATTTCATTTTGAGAGCAGGCACTGTTTATTAAACTGACGAGACTCGAAAAATAATCATGGTAGACacctgaaaggaaaaaataaaaccattagaaAACACTTTAGCCAGCTAACAATTAACATAACCTAGACAGTTAAAAAGTAACGATtgagtttacatttttaagatcTCCCAATTTCCATCTTTAAAGACTCCTCCAAACAGGCTTTTCCTTTCCTCCAGAAAGGTCCTCAAAAGCTAACCAACTGTAATCATTAAGTAAATAAACCAACTGTAATCATTAAGACAGTTGATCTCGCTCCCCACAAAAGCACTGATTAAAATTCAGAACCCCCTCAATATTTAATGGGAAAAGTATTCAAGATTACCAGCACTTGCACTCTAGCGTTAACTCGACCTTTCTCAGGATGAGGTCTCTCACCTTAGTTCATTCTTCTAATAAGCCTGTTGATCTGGTCCTCCCTGTTGCCAGCATCTCCACCTTCTACAAAATGGGtggtctttttcttcattccaccTCGTGGAGAAGATAACTTGAAAGGCCACAGGAAGTTATTTGCCTCTTTGAAGCGTTTTCCAACAGTATAGATCTCATGAATCAGATCCTCCATGCAGATGATGCCATATTTACCTAAATATTTTAAGGTTAAGATTATTAAAGTTGCAAAAAGTTTTGAATTAATTGATAGACTTTAGGACACCCAACAAGAGCAACTGTAGGCTGTGACATAAAAACACACCAGGAATAAACAAGGTAAATGCATGGCTTTATGAAGATAAGGTTCAAGCTAATGAAACCATGCCTTACGTTTTCTTTAAGCTTAACCAAGAATCACAGGGAATATATGAAGATTAACAATAGTGAGAAATGTACAGCCACAAGAGGATAGGAAGTTATCGCATGGTCAAATTTTCCCCCAAACAGAACCTACCAAGAGATCGAGCAATCAAAGCGTTATCTGTCAAAGCAATTCGCTTCTTATTGATTTTGCCATAACCACGCTTGTAGATTAGCTCATTTACTGACTTCAGATTGGGGTACCTGAAgtgaaaaagcaaacataaataaGGTGACCACTGTTAAAACATCTAAAATTCATGTTGACACACAGCCAATTTACCAAACAGAaatcaaaggagaaaagagaCTTACCCCCATGCAATATATGGCTCTACAATCCTCAGCATGTTAATCGAAGCCTTGTTGAGCTTCACAAAGGTTCCATTGAAGATTTGACGAAGGCGCAAAAGCTGCAATACCTTTCGGACCTTTGGGCTCACGCCATTGatactatggtgaaaagggaccAGAAATGCATTTGCCTTTCATCGAAATTTTTATTAATACTAACCATTATAGTTTGGAATATCGAGTCCTACACCTAAACAGACAGGAATCCTCTCACGTTACACACTGAACTTCTGTATTCGATTAAGAGAAGGGATAGGAGCGTGAGGAACATGGCTTGCAACTAAACCATTAGTGATCACCACCCTCCTTGTTCTAGCTTCCCCTAAAATATTGTTACTCCAGTGTTTCAGAATCAGGGCTCCCAGAAGTAatgtgaagtttttttgtttgtttgtttgttttttaccggTGCTAACTCTCCCTTTCAAACCTGAATACAGTAAAACTGAATTTACCCTCTGATCCTGATGACAAACGCCAATTTGGGTTCAGCAGGTACATAGAAGTTGCCAGCTTTTCTTGCCATCCTCGCCATTCGAATTTCAGTTCTGTACATCTGCCTATATTCCTTGTGATAGTGCTTCGCTTTTTCATAGATAagcttcctccttgcctttcgAAGCTGAAAACCAATCATCAGTTATTCATGATTTTTAGCTCTCAATCACAATTAGCAATGCTAGTTATTAAAAAGAATACGAAAACGcgtttcctttaaatattttcttgccACAGTATGCAATCACATCCCCCACCACCTTCAGATTGTAACATTAGGAAGCTAAGCAATTACTCGGTACAGTTACGAAGTAAATCTTGCCAAGAACATTCACCTCATTCTCAATCCCAACAAGGCGTCTCCTTATGTGCTAGTGCCTCAAAAAGTTTACTTACCATCTTTTGGGCAAACTTCTTTCTCAGGCGCTTTATCTTCAGCTCTGCGAAATTCCTTCGCTTTTTCTTAAGGGTTTCTGGCACAGCAGGAACCTTCTTCTTCTCTCTAACGTTAACAAGCAAAAACCTTATCAATAGCTCAAAAAGCTCACAGTCCTGTATTACTCCCGTACTGAGCAGTGTTGTTTAACAGAAATGCTGTCACTGACTTTAGTCACTCGTATAACTTTACTTGCTCTGGCATGCTACAGTGTAGGATGCACATTTTAGCTCCATGTCAGTAACTTTTAACACCAACCACGTTGCCTAAAACCCAATCACAAATATGACACAATAGCAATACGCTTTTACCTATTTCAACCAAGAGGCCCGGCCTCCGAcgactaaattaaaaaaaacaaaaaacacaccaaCAGCCGAATAACAAAATGTTCCTCCCCATAATGTTCCCAGGACGAGCCTCACGGGGACGAACTACAAATCCCAGCTTAAAGACTGCTGCAAGGCACTGATCCCCGGACTTTAAgcgcaaaaataaaaataaaaataaaaggcaagccACCATCACCCTGGTTCAATCAGGATCCACATGTTGAAAGCAAAGGCCTAGCGGCAGGGACGCCTGAGCCAAGCACCAGCCAAGGACGAACCCAATTCTGAGGTTCTGCGCCTACCCCCAAAGACCCTCTACCGAGGACTGGGCAGTCAGCCAACCAACGGGTTCCACACACATTCCAACTCGACATCTCGTTCCCGAGATCTCCAAAACCTCTGTCCTATAGCCGCCTGCATCCCCATCCTAGCCTCGGGTCCCCACTGGTGTCACAAAGCGTCACAAACAAGCAGGAAGGTGGGCAAAGGTGCAAGCTAcagccagagagagaaaaagtgacTCAAAAAGTATCTGGCTCTGGAGATGGAGAAGGATTCTCGAGAGGACGTCAAACTTACTCCGCACCCTCCATGGTTCCAGCCGGGAAAAGAGGAAGTTGGCGCATGCGCACTGTCCACTTAAAGACTTCGAAAGAGAAGCCCCACGACTCATAGGTGTCTTAGAATAAGCCGGAAAAGAATCCAGAACTAAAAAGCCTCCTTGCAGACGCAAAATTAACAACTCCCTGATTTAGCCTCTTTCAACCAACTTTCGGGTAAAACTTGtttgaagaaaatatatgcatttgATTACACTTTTTAATCAATTCAAGAGCAAAGGATGCTGACACCTCGGCAACTCCGGGTCCTAATCTCCAGGCTGCGCTGACAAGATTAGGCTCGGGTTCCTCCCCACAATGTTCCCAGGACTAGCCTCATGGGGACGAACTACAAATCCCAGCATGCAGCACTCCTCGCCCGCCCGGCGGGAGGGCAACGCCTGACCCGGACCGCAGGCAAGCACCGCGGCGGCGGTTCCAGCCAGGAAAATGCGAGCCTTTTGGGCCACGTTCCAAACGGCTAGCTGCAATTCGAAGTCACTTTTGGCCGCCCTCCCAGCTCCCTGCCGCGGTAGTAGCAGACTACACCCCTTTCGCCGCGCCGCGAGGTCCTTGTCGTCTCGCCAGCCCACAGGGCTGTCTTCCGCAGCGCCTGATCGCAGGCGGGGCGGTCCGGAGTGCCCTGGTTAACGAAAAGTGGCGAGCCAGGGAGCAGCGGGGACTGGACGGCCGGAGGAAGATGGCCGGGGCTCTGCTGACTGCCGAGATCGGCAGGCGGAGGCCGGGACACCCCACGGGAGGGGGCGTGAGCTGCGAAGGGAGGTGCGAGGAGGGCTGAGGTTGCGGCCACCGCCGTGTGAGAGGGGCTACCCCGCTTGGCTCTGCGGACGCTAGCGGGCGGGGGGCTGGGCCGGGGGCGGGGTGCGCCCGGGGGCGGGGAGGCCGGGCGGAGGGAGGGCCGATGCCGAGGCTGGCGCGGGCTCTTCCCGGTCGCGGGGTTATATAGCGCGGAGCGTGGAGCCCGCTCAGAGCCGGCCCGGAGCGCTCCGACTTGCAAGCGGGCTGTGCTGCGGAGCCCGGTGCCCGAGTGACAGCCGCGGGGAGTTCAGGGCCGGAGGACGCGAGCCCTCAGGGGCAGCTGCAAGGCGTTGGGCAGCGCTCGCCTGCGCCGAGCGAGTCTCCTCTTCCTGGCGCTCCGCCGCCCCGCACCCCACTCTCCCACCCTCTCGCAACTTGGGTCGAGTTGACAACTCCCGCGGCGACCCGCTGGCCCGTGCCGCCTCCGCTGCGCACCCCTCCCCGGGGGTGAGAGAGAGCAGGCTCGCCAGCTCCGAGGACGCTCGGGCGGCAGCTGCTTGGCCATGAGGGCAGCGCGAGTCGTCTAACTCGCGGCTGTCACCGCCACTGCAGCGGAGCCGGCCGGCTGGGCGCTGCGGGACGGGCGGGCGGCTGCCGGCAGGAGGCGCCGAGCCGGGTGACTGCCGCGGCGGGCACAGTCCGGGGCCACAGCGCCGAGCCCGGGCGGGAGTGGCCCCGCGCAGGCGGGGAGCCGCGCCGCGCACTCCAACCCTGCGGGCACATCGGGGGCGGGCGCGGGGCGCAGCCTTCTCGTCCCGGCCTCTGTGACAAGTGCGCCGGGGCCGGGAGCCCGACTGCCGGGCTCAGGGTGGGCGCGGACGCAGGCACTGGGCTCGTGCGGGGCCCCGGGCGTCGCGATGAACATCGTGGTGGAGTTCTTCGTGGTCACTTTCAAAGTGCTCTGGGCGTTCGTGCTGGCCGCGGCGCGCTGGCTGGTGCGGCCCAAGGAGAAGAGCGTGGCGGGCCAGGTGTGCCTCATCACCGGCGCCGGCAGCGGCCTGGGCCGCCTCTTCGCGCTGGAGTTCGCCCGGCGCCGGGCGCTGCTGGTGCTGTGGGACATCAACACGCAGAGCAACGAGGAGACGGCTGGCATGGTGCGCCACATCTACCGCGACCTGGAGGCGGCCGACGCCGCCGCGCTGCAAGGTAACCCGGACCCGCGCGGGAGCATTGTTGGGTCAAGCCTCTTTCCACCCCGCGCCCTACCACGGCAGGCCCCAAACCCCGCTGTGGGGTCAGCCCGGCTGCGGAGGAAAGCAGCACCCCACCGGTCTTTCGGGAGACGAGTGGA of Macaca fascicularis isolate 582-1 chromosome 8, T2T-MFA8v1.1 contains these proteins:
- the RPL7 gene encoding large ribosomal subunit protein uL30; the encoded protein is MEGAEEKKKVPAVPETLKKKRRNFAELKIKRLRKKFAQKMLRKARRKLIYEKAKHYHKEYRQMYRTEIRMARMARKAGNFYVPAEPKLAFVIRIRGINGVSPKVRKVLQLLRLRQIFNGTFVKLNKASINMLRIVEPYIAWGYPNLKSVNELIYKRGYGKINKKRIALTDNALIARSLGKYGIICMEDLIHEIYTVGKRFKEANNFLWPFKLSSPRGGMKKKTTHFVEGGDAGNREDQINRLIRRMN